The Faecalibacterium sp. I3-3-33 DNA window CATCAGCGATACCCTTCAAACCGCAGTGCAGGGCATGAGCAGCACCCTGACGGCGGGGCAGAATGCCCAGCAGCAGACCATGGAGCAGCGCTTGCAGGGGCTGGAAGCCTCCAACGCCCGCAAGCTGGAGGAGATGCGCAAAACGCTGGCAGACGGTCTTGCCGCCATGCAGGCACAGAACGCTCAGAAGCTGGACGAGATCCGCCACACCGTGGACGAGCAATTGCAGGACGCACTGCAAAAGCGGGTGACTGAAAGCTTTAAGGCGGTCAACGACCAGCTGGAACAGGTGTACAAGGGCTTGGGCGAGATGCAGAGCCTTGCTGCCGATGTGGGCGGGCTGAAGCAGGTGCTTTCCGGCGTCAAGACCCGCGGCATTCTGGGCGAGATCCAGCTGGGCGCAATTCTGGAAGAAATCCTTGCGCCGGAGCAGTACGACACCAACGTAGCCACCATCCCCGGCAGCACCCAGCGGGTGGAGTACGCCATCCGGATGCCCGGCGTGGACGGCGGCAGCGTCTGGCTGCCCATCGATTCCAAGTTTCCCGGCGATACCTACGCCCACCTGCAGGATGCACAGGCCTCCGGCGATGCGCAGGCTGTGGAAAACGCCCGCCACGCGCTGGAACTGGTGCTGCGCAGCGAGGCAAAGGATATCCGGGAAAAATATGTGGAACCGCCCTACACCACAGCTTTCGGCATCCTGTTTCTGCCCTTTGAGGGGCTGTACGCCGAGGTGGTGAACGCCGGGCTGCTGGAGGTTTTGCAGCGGGATTATCAGGTGAACGTGGCCGGTCCCAGCACCATGGCAGCATTGCTCAACAGCCTGCAAATGGG harbors:
- the rmuC gene encoding DNA recombination protein RmuC, which produces MEFLAGLYTLLLVVICLLQALLLYRTGKPAARQDDEALKEWLRQQLEAQARVLEEKQTQQAQQNLAAMAHISDTLQTAVQGMSSTLTAGQNAQQQTMEQRLQGLEASNARKLEEMRKTLADGLAAMQAQNAQKLDEIRHTVDEQLQDALQKRVTESFKAVNDQLEQVYKGLGEMQSLAADVGGLKQVLSGVKTRGILGEIQLGAILEEILAPEQYDTNVATIPGSTQRVEYAIRMPGVDGGSVWLPIDSKFPGDTYAHLQDAQASGDAQAVENARHALELVLRSEAKDIREKYVEPPYTTAFGILFLPFEGLYAEVVNAGLLEVLQRDYQVNVAGPSTMAALLNSLQMGFKTLAIQKRSGEVWRLLGAVKTEFDKFGQGLSKMQQRLRQTDEELDNLIGVRSRAISRKLRAVQTLDENTAAALLELDTEPGRPVAARLPESGEEV